In one Arachis duranensis cultivar V14167 chromosome 9, aradu.V14167.gnm2.J7QH, whole genome shotgun sequence genomic region, the following are encoded:
- the LOC107467948 gene encoding putative ribosomal large subunit pseudouridine synthase SVR1, chloroplastic has product MTDGGSSFRTLPRLTCSLSSSSSPPLKFNISFAPPKPKPKPKPNPGPGTDPEDDDAGPDQFLVPWIVRGEDGNLKLQTQPPARLLNAIATAETGSKKKTKKSEKEVKATTKSPPQRSKAARRFYNENFRDPGTRLSKVLAASGVASRRSCEELIFEGKVTVNGSVCNTPQTRVDPAKDVIYVNGSRLPKRLPHKVYLALNKPKGYICSSGENESKSVVSLCDDFLKTWGKNHPGVPTPRLFTVGRLDVATTGLIIVTNDGDFAQKLSHPSSNLTKEYIATVEGSVYKRHLIAISEGTTIDDVHCVPDSVELLPRLPDVQRSRLRIVVHDGRKHEVRELVKCAGLEIYSLKRVRIGGFKLPSDLGIGKYVELNPENLKALGWKS; this is encoded by the exons ATGACAG ATGGCGGCTCTTCCTTCCGCACACTCCCTCGCCTCACTTGctccctgtcttcttcttcctcacctCCTTTAAAATTCAACATCTCCTTCGCTCCTCCAAAGCCCAAGCCCAAGCCCAAGCCCAACCCAGGCCCAGGGACCGATCCCGAGGACGATGACGCGGGCCCCGACCAATTCCTGGTCCCGTGGATCGTTCGAGGCGAGGATGGGAACCTCAAGCTTCAGACGCAGCCTCCGGCGCGTCTGTTGAACGCGATTGCAACCGCCGAAACTGGAAGTAAGAAGAAGACTAAGAAGAGCGAGAAGGAAGTTAAGGCGACGACGAAGTCGCCGCCGCAGCGGTCGAAGGCGGCCCGGAGATTCTACAATGAGAATTTTAGGGACCCTGGGACGCGCCTCAGCAAGGTTCTTGCTGCTTCTGGAG TTGCATCGAGAAGAAGTTGTGAGGAACTTATATTTGAAGGGAAAGTCACTGTCAATGGTTCTGTGTGCAATACTCCTCAG ACTAGAGTTGATCCTGCAAAAGATGTTATCTACGTGAATGGGAGCCGTCTTCCTAAGAGGCTGCCTCACAAGGTGTATCTTGCCTTGAACAAGCCAAAAGG GTACATATGCTCATCTGGGGAGAATGAGTCCAAGTCTGTTGTAAGTCTATGTGATGATTTTCTGAAGACCTGG GGTAAAAACCATCCAGGAGTACCCACACCAAGGTTATTTACTGTAGGGCGCCTTGATGTTGCTACGACTGGGTTGATTATTGTGACTAATGATG GAGATTTTGCCCAAAAACTTTCACATCCATCATCTAATTTAACAAAAGA ATACATTGCAACAGTTGAGGGTTCGGTTTATAAGAGGCATTTAATTGCCATAAGTGAAGGAACAACCATTGATGACGTCCATTGTGTACCTGATAGTGTGGAATTACTTCCACGTTTGCCTGACGTTCAACGATCTCGTCTTCGCATTGTG GTTCACGATGGAAGGAAACATGAAGTTCGTGAACTTGTAAAGTGTGCTGGACTTGAG ATTTATTCATTAAAGCGAGTACGCATTGGTGGTTTCAAACTTCCATCAGATCTTGG TATAGGGAAGTATGTTGAGCTAAATCCAGAAAATCTGAAGGCATTGGGGTGGAAGAGTTAA
- the LOC107467978 gene encoding glycerol-3-phosphate dehydrogenase SDP6, mitochondrial → MTRLRKIGTAVGAALATACGGAVILYEPAISASDHGGGPRVEEIRKRVHAPNAVVPSREAQQSALMAAGKGSPLDVLVIGGGATGSGTALDAVTRGLRVGLVEREDFASGTSSRSTKLLHGGVRYLEKAFLKLDYGQFKLVLHALEERKQVIENAPHLCHALPCMTPCFSWFEVVYYWAGLKVYDLVAGRQILHLSRYYSTKQSAELFPTLAREGENRSLKGTVVYYDGQMNDARLNVGLACTAALAGAAVLNHAEVVNLLKDDSGKRIIGARIRNNLTGEEFDTYAKVVVNAAGPFCDGVRKMANEKAQEMIAPSSGVHITLPDYYSPEGMGLIVPKTKDGRVVFMLPWLGRTVAGTTDSSTKITYLPEPHEDEIGFILDAISDYLNIKVRRSDVLSAWSGIRPLAVDPTAKNTESISRDHVVCEDFPGLVTITGGKWTTYRSMAEDGVDAAIKSGNLNPRSGCVTRSVRIVGGEEWEPSSFTVLAQQYKRMKSTHGGKVVPGLMDSAAAKHLSHAYGSVAERVAAIAQNEGLGKRLAHGYPYLEAEVAYCARHEYCESAIDFIARRTRLAFLETDAAGRALPRVVEILANEHKWDQSRKKEELKTATEFLQTFKASKNAQFHDGKHK, encoded by the exons ATGACTCGCCTGAGAAAGATTGGCACCGCTGTTGGAGCGGCACTAGCAACCGCGTGCGGCGGTGCCGTGATCCTCTACGAACCGGCGATCTCAGCCAGCGACCACGGTGGCGGGCCACGCGTCGAGGAGATCCGGAAGCGCGTACACGCCCCGAACGCCGTTGTGCCGTCGAGGGAGGCGCAGCAGTCGGCGCTAATGGCTGCCGGAAAGGGAAGTCCTCTTGACGTGCTTGTCATCGGCGGTGGTGCAACCGGCTCCGGCACCGCTCTCGACGCTGTGACCCGTGGACTCCGTGTCGGGCTGGTGGAGCGGGAGGACTTTGCTTCCGGAACTTCGTCGCGATCCACGAAGCTCCTTCATGGAG GTGTCCGCTATTTGGAGAAAGCATTCTTAAAACTTGACTATGGACAATTCAAGTTAGTGCTTCACGCACTTGAGGAGCGTAAACAGGTTATTGAAAATGCACCACACCTATGCCATGCATTGCCATGCATGACACCATGTTTTAGCTGGTTTGAAGTAGTGTACTACTGGGCGGGCCTGAAAGTGTACGATTTGGTCGCAGGAAGACAAATACTACACCTATCAAGATATTATTCTACAAAACAGTCTGCTGAGCTCTTTCCCACTCTAGCAAGGGAGGGAGAAAATAGAAGCCTTAAGGGCACAGTTGTTTATTATGATGGGCAGATGAATGATGCACGCCTTAATGTTGGGTTGGCTTGCACTGCAGCTTTAGCTGGTGCAGCAGTGCTGAATCATGCAGAAGTTGTAAACTTATTGAAGGATGATTCTGGAAAACGGATAATTGGTGCGCGGATCCGGAACAATTTAACTG GGGAAGAGTTTGATACATATGCAAAAGTTGTTGTGAATGCGGCTGGCCCATTTTGTGATGGTGTAAGGAAAATGGCCAACGAAAAGGCACAAGAAATGATTGCTCCCAGCAGTGGTGTACATATCACACTCCCTGATTACTATTCTCCGGAGGGGATGGGCTTAATTGTTCCTAAAACTAAGGATGGACGTGTTGTTTTCATGCTGCCTTGGCTGGGAAGAACAGTTGCTGGAACTACAGATTCTAGTACTAAAATTACGTATCTTCCAGAACCACATGAAGATGAAATAGGATTTATATTGGATGCTATATCTGACTACCTTAATATCAAA GTACGGCGCAGTGATGTTCTTTCCGCCTGGAGTGGCATTCGCCCACTAGCAGTGGACCCAACAGCAAAAAATACTGAGAGTATCTCAAGGGATCATGTTGTCTGCGAGGACTTCCCTGGTTTGGTCACCATCACTGGTGGCAAGTGGACTACCTATCGTAG CATGGCAGAAGATGGTGTCGATGCAGCTATAAAGTCTGGAAATCTCAACCCCAGGAGTGGATGTGTGACTCGCAGTGTCCGAATTGTAGGTGGTGAAGAGTGGGAGCCATCATCATTTACAGTTCTTGCTCAACAGTATAAACGCATGAAAAGTACACATGGTGGTAAAGTTGTCCCCGGGTTAATGGACAGTGCTGCTGCAAAGCACTTGTCTCATGCGTATGGATCAGTGGCTGAGCGTGTGGCTGCTATTGCTCAG AATGAAGGTTTGGGTAAGAGACTTGCTCATGGTTACCCATATCTGGAGGCAGAGGTGGCCTACTGTGCACGTCATGAATATTGTGAATCTGCTATTGACTTCATTGCAAGGAGAACTCGTCTTGCTTTCCTCGAAACTGATGCAGCGGGAAGGGCCCTGCCTCGTGTGGTTGAGATATTGGCAAATGAGCACAAATGGGACCAATCAAGGAAGAAGGAAGAGTTGAAGACAGCCACAGAATTTTTGCAGACTTTCAAAGCCTCAAAAAATGCTCAGTTCCATGACGGGAAACACAAGTA G